A window of the Chitinivibrionia bacterium genome harbors these coding sequences:
- a CDS encoding M23 family metallopeptidase: MLFSIVIIAFVVIGIYIFKEYRELPGILSQRIEITQDRNNFLSDAIERLKKNINDNDALEERLEQYSQLLHPLRSAKMKDLENSVIMKFSVCGLLEYSNSILEYFAEIADNVSTQNNIFRNYPLIFPFMQNARIVLKRAFSAEEDQLCPFTGAMRTHLGVDLAAELNTPIYAPADGVVSAVRDDIYFGRTLRIRHANNYETFYAHLGLILVRAGQNVSRGTQIGTVGQSGWTTGPHLHFSIIRNGVYVDPLLYNFTLLYGN, translated from the coding sequence TTGTTATTTTCCATTGTGATTATCGCTTTCGTTGTAATAGGGATTTATATTTTCAAGGAATATAGAGAATTGCCCGGAATTTTGTCGCAAAGAATAGAGATAACGCAGGATAGAAACAATTTTTTATCCGACGCAATAGAACGGTTAAAGAAAAACATTAACGACAATGATGCTTTGGAAGAAAGATTAGAGCAATATTCCCAACTTTTGCATCCCCTACGTTCAGCTAAAATGAAGGATTTGGAAAATTCTGTGATAATGAAGTTTTCGGTCTGCGGTCTTTTGGAATATTCTAATTCAATTTTGGAATATTTTGCCGAAATAGCCGATAATGTTTCTACGCAAAACAATATTTTCAGAAATTACCCATTGATTTTTCCATTTATGCAAAATGCAAGAATTGTTTTAAAGAGAGCGTTCAGCGCCGAAGAAGACCAGCTATGCCCTTTTACGGGAGCAATGCGAACTCATCTCGGAGTTGACCTTGCCGCCGAACTTAATACGCCAATATACGCCCCTGCCGACGGAGTGGTTTCTGCTGTGCGAGACGATATATATTTCGGCAGAACTTTACGAATAAGGCACGCTAATAATTACGAGACCTTTTATGCGCACTTAGGTCTTATTTTAGTAAGAGCCGGACAAAATGTAAGTCGCGGAACACAAATAGGCACAGTAGGTCAAAGCGGTTGGACAACAGGTCCTCACCTACATTTTTCCATAATAAGAAACGGAGTTTACGTTGACCCGCTACTATATAATTTTACTTTGCTTTATGGCAATTAA
- a CDS encoding sigma 54-interacting transcriptional regulator, whose translation MAYSDEKNRENDYKTLFEMTGSSLAMQKVVKLCIKVAPSSANIVMLGENGTGKEYFSQIIHKLSKYEGKFIAINCGAIPENLFESELFGHKRGAFTGAISDKAGVVEEADGGTLFLDEIADLPLNCQVKLLRFIQEKTFRRVGDTFDRKSDCRIIAATNKNLKTLIEEEKFREDLYYRLNVFSITLPPLRERKDSIPYLITLFIEQQAQVLNKRFSGFSNDAQFAFVAYDYPGNIRELKNIIEHAAVVNENGIILFEDLPEYLQKDIEKKYLDKKGLIEYNDEPLDYLPKFENEHNKNTEENQTGDGDEFCVNSTLTLSDVETAYIKFVLKKCKNNYTKAVKILGISRSTIWRKLSNEYS comes from the coding sequence ATGGCGTATTCGGATGAAAAAAATCGAGAAAATGATTACAAAACGCTTTTTGAGATGACCGGAAGCAGTCTTGCAATGCAAAAAGTTGTTAAGCTTTGCATAAAAGTTGCGCCGTCGTCGGCAAACATTGTAATGCTCGGTGAAAACGGAACGGGTAAGGAATATTTCTCCCAAATAATACATAAATTATCTAAATATGAAGGAAAATTTATTGCGATAAACTGCGGCGCAATTCCCGAAAATTTATTTGAAAGCGAGCTGTTCGGGCATAAAAGAGGCGCGTTTACGGGAGCAATATCAGATAAGGCAGGCGTGGTGGAAGAAGCGGACGGCGGAACGCTTTTTTTGGACGAAATCGCCGACTTGCCGCTTAATTGTCAGGTAAAACTTCTGCGTTTTATTCAAGAAAAAACATTTCGCAGGGTAGGGGATACCTTTGACAGAAAATCGGATTGCAGGATAATCGCCGCGACCAACAAAAACCTGAAAACACTGATAGAAGAAGAAAAATTTCGCGAGGATTTGTATTATCGGCTCAACGTTTTTTCGATAACTTTGCCGCCGCTTCGGGAGCGAAAAGATAGTATTCCGTATTTGATAACGCTTTTTATAGAGCAACAGGCGCAAGTACTAAATAAGCGATTTAGCGGATTTTCGAACGACGCTCAGTTTGCTTTTGTGGCGTATGATTATCCGGGAAATATCCGAGAATTAAAAAATATTATAGAACACGCCGCCGTCGTTAATGAAAACGGCATAATTTTGTTTGAAGATTTGCCCGAATACCTGCAAAAAGATATTGAAAAAAAATACCTCGACAAAAAAGGCTTAATAGAATACAACGACGAGCCGCTCGATTATTTGCCGAAATTTGAGAACGAGCATAATAAAAATACCGAGGAAAACCAAACCGGCGACGGCGATGAATTCTGCGTAAATTCTACGCTTACTTTAAGCGATGTCGAAACGGCGTATATTAAATTTGTATTGAAAAAATGTAAAAATAATTACA